A genomic region of Bactrocera dorsalis isolate Fly_Bdor chromosome 3, ASM2337382v1, whole genome shotgun sequence contains the following coding sequences:
- the LOC105225396 gene encoding uncharacterized protein LOC105225396 has product MATQSSRAHEETKAVAEPLNGNDEDYEIDESTAAVVVPPDSGWAWVVMVASFLCCTVLDGIVFCSGLIQEDLIKEFNVNLGYAALVSSLLSGCYLMAGPFVSALANRFGFRPVAMAGALFAAACFGISYWARSIEFLFITYGILAGIGFSMVYIPAVVIIGFYFEKWRALATGIAMCGSGVGTIVFTPLTIILLKSGWRYTLVIQGIIIAFCALFACAFRPIQPITLAVDEDSNENKNDNEKRNGHGNIVAPKPQLHQAAFTKPLPEGRFAYSMPNSAHNTYMGASPKHHYPTAAEVFRGANIERRLSNSSGKGTELKALRKSQPTTPNGEPQPSQLHFNINKELTTVGENEEETENENLIETEAKPVVIQARRHTVSGRRPNEIVGKKSAVGSQDTVHNIHTRPMYRDDIFFTGSLARIPQYQSQTSLAYHMSVTRLPTKQDMLEDRQKGCRLCPEAVRRTLSTMLDTSLLKSPSFMCLAFSGFLSMIGFFVPFMFLTPRDEAAGMDKSTALSVVSGIGLVNTIARLVCGMVSSIPSLKPLWVNNVAITAGGLATIFSGLKITVVTQWAFAIFFGVCIACFSVLRSLIAVEMLGLEKLTNAFGFLMLFQGIAGTVGAPIAGILFELTQDFNTSFYFAGGLILVSAFLCYPLTYIANWEKARNERKAAQSPQEPKYINIRELKLKFKLNLKYYHTTE; this is encoded by the exons ATGGCAACGCAGAGCAGCAGAGCACATGAGGAGACCAAAGCCGTGGCTGAGCCCCTAAATGGAAATGATGAAGATTATGAAATCGACGAATCAACTGCAGCTGTAGTCGTTCCACCGGATAGCGGATGGGCATGGGTCGTGATGGTGGCATCATTTTTATGTTGTACGGTACTCGACGGGATTGTTTTTTGTTCTGGTTTAATTCAAGAAGACTTAATCAAAGAGTTTAATGTTAATCTAGGTTATGCGGCACTAGTGTCTTCACTTCTCAGCGGTTGTTATTTAATGGCAGGACCATTTGTAAGTGCCTTGGCAAATCGCTTCGGTTTCCGCCCTGTAGCTATGGCTGGAGCGCTGTTTGCAGCAGCCTGCTTTGGTATATCATATTGGGCTCGAAGCATTGAATTCTTATTTATCACATATGGGATTCTCGCTGGTATTGGTTTTTCCATGGTCTATATACCGGCCGTCGTAATAATTggcttttattttgaaaagtggCGTGCTCTGGCAACCGGTATTGCTATGTGTGGTTCTGGAGTGGGCACTATTGTATTCACTCCATTAACTATTATATTGCTAAAGTCGGGTTGGAGATACACACTTGTTATTCAGGGAATTATAATTGCGTTTTGTGCTTTGTTTGCATGCgcctttcgaccaattcagcccATCACACTGGCTGTTGATGAAGATTCTAACGAAAATAAGAATGATAATGAGAAACGCAATGGACATGGCAATATTGTTGCACCAAAGCCCCAACTCCATCAAGCTGCCTTTACTAAACCACTGCCTGAAGGACGTTTCGCTTACTCAATGCCAAATTCAGCACATAACACATATATGGGGGCATCTCCCAAGCATCATTATCCCACAGCTGCAGAAGTTTTTAGAGGTGCCAATATTGAGCGTCGCCTCTCAAACTCTTCCGGTAAAGGTACCGAATTGAAAGCTCTGCGAAAATCGCAGCCTACCACTCCGAATGGTGAGCCGCAACCCTCACAACTTCACTTCAATATCAACAAAGAATTAACAACAGTTGgagaaaatgaagaagaaaccgAAAATGAGAATTTAATCGAAACTGAGGCAAAACCAGTGGTAATACAGGCACGTAGGCACACAGTGTCTGGCAGAAGGCCAAACGAAATCGTTGGGAAGAAGAGTGCAGTAGGATCGCAAGATACCGTGCACAATATTCACACTAGACCAATGTACCGTGATGATATATTCTTCACTGGCTCCTTGGCACGAATTCCACAATATCAATCACAAACTTCCCTAGCCTATCATATGTCGGTGACACGTCTTCCAACCAAACAGGATATGCTTGAGGATCGCCAAAAGGGATGCCGACTATGTCCTGAAGCTGTACGGCGTACTTTATCGACGATGTTGGACACTTCGTTACTCAAGTCGCCATCATTCATGTGTCTGGCCTTCAGCGGTTTTCTAAGTATGATTGGTTTCTTTGTGCCTTTTATGTTTTTGACACCACGCGACGAAGCGGCAGGAATGGATAAAAGTACTGCACTTAGCGTTGTTTCTGGCATAGGATTAGTTAATACAATTGCTAGGTTAGTTTGTGGTATGGTCAGTTCGATTCCCAGCTTGAAACCACTATGGGTGAACAATGTGGCAATCACAGCGGGTGGCCTGGCGACAATTTTCAGTGGACTAAAAATAACGGTTGTGACTCAATGGGCATTCGCTATCTTCTTTGGCGTTTGTATAGCTTGTTTTTCGGTGTTGCGTTCGCTAATTGCCGTGGAAATGTTAGGATTGGAAAAACTAACGAATGCATTTGGATTCCTGATGCTGTTTCAGGGTATTGCAGGGACAGTTGGAGCACCTATTGCAG GCATACTCTTTGAGCTGACACAGGACTTCAACACTTCGTTCTACTTTGCTGGCGGACTGATATTAGTTTCGGCGTTCCTCTGCTACCCATTGACATATATCGCTAACTGGGAGAAGGCGCGCAATGAGAGAAAAGCCGCGCAGAGCCCCCAAGAGcctaagtacataaatattcgggaattaaaattgaagtttaaattaaatttaaaatattatcataCAACTGAATGA
- the LOC105225394 gene encoding uncharacterized protein LOC105225394: MATQSSRAHEETKAVAEPLNGNDEDYEIDESTAAVVVPPDSGWAWVVMVASFLCCTVLDGIVFCSGLIQEDLIKEFNVKKGYAALVSSLLSGCYLMAGPFVSALANRFGFRPVAMAGALFAAACFGISYWARSIEFLFITYGILAGIGFSMVYIPAVVIIGFYFEKWRALATGIAMCGSGVGTIVFTPLTDILLKSGWRYTLVIQGIIIAFCALFACAFRPIQPITLAVDEDSNENKNDNEKRNGHGNIVAPKPQLHQAAFTKPLPEGRFAYSMPNSAHNTYMGASPKHHYPTAAEVFRGANIERRLSNSSGKGTELKALRKSQPTTPNGEPQPSQLHFNINKELTTVGENEEETENENLIETEAKPVVIQARRHTVSGRRPNDIVGKKSAVGSQDTVHNIHTRPMYRDDIFFTGSLARIPQYQSQTSLAYHMSVTRLPTKQDMLEDRQKGCRLCPEAVRRTLSTMLDTSLLKSPSFMCLAFSGFLTMMGFFVPFMYLTPRAEAAGMDKSTALSVVSGIGLVNTIARLVCGTVSSIPSVKPLWLNNVAITAGGLATIFSGLKITVVTQWAFAIFFGICIACFSALRSLIAVEMIGLEKLTNAFGFLMLFQGIAATVGAPIAGILFELTQDYNTSFYFAGGLILVSAFLCYPLTYIANWEKARNERKAAQSPPRA; this comes from the exons ATGGCAACGCAGAGCAGCAGAGCACATGAGGAGACCAAAGCCGTGGCTGAGCCCCTAAATGGAAATGATGAAGATTATGAAATCGACGAATCAACTGCAGCTGTAGTCGTTCCACCGGATAGCGGATGGGCATGGGTCGTGATGGTGGCATCATTTTTATGTTGTACGGTACTCGACGGGATTGTTTTTTGTTCTGGTTTAATTCAAGAAGACTTAATCAAAGagtttaatgttaaaaaaggTTATGCGGCACTAGTGTCTTCACTTCTCAGCGGTTGTTATTTAATGGCAGGACCATTTGTAAGTGCCTTGGCGAATCGCTTCGGTTTCCGCCCTGTAGCTATGGCTGGAGCGCTGTTTGCAGCAGCCTGCTTTGGTATATCATATTGGGCTCGAAGCATTGAATTCTTATTTATCACATATGGGATTCTCGCTGGTATTGGTTTTTCCATGGTCTATATACCGGCCGTTGTAATAATTggcttttattttgaaaagtggCGCGCTCTGGCAACCGGTATTGCTATGTGTGGTTCTGGAGTGGGCACTATTGTATTCACTCCATTAACTGATATATTGCTAAAGTCGGGTTGGAGATACACACTTGTTATTCAGGGAATTATAATTGCGTTTTGTGCTTTGTTTGCATGCgcctttcgaccaattcagcccATCACACTGGCTGTTGATGAAGATTCTAACGAAAACAAGAATGATAATGAGAAACGCAATGGACACGGCAATATTGTTGCACCAAAGCCCCAACTCCATCAAGCTGCCTTTACTAAACCACTGCCTGAAGGACGTTTCGCTTACTCAATGCCAAATTCAGCACATAACACATATATGGGGGCATCTCCCAAGCATCATTATCCCACAGCTGCGGAAGTTTTTAGAGGTGCCAATATTGAGCGTCGCCTCTCAAACTCTTCCGGTAAAGGTACCGAATTGAAAGCTCTGCGGAAATCGCAGCCTACCACTCCGAATGGTGAGCCGCAACCCTCACAACTTCACTTCAATATCAACAAAGAATTAACAACAGTTGgagaaaatgaagaagaaaccgAAAATGAGAATTTAATCGAAACTGAGGCAAAACCAGTGGTAATACAGGCACGTAGGCACACAGTGTCTGGCAGAAGGCCAAACGACATCGTTGGGAAGAAGAGTGCAGTAGGATCGCAAGATACCGTGCACAATATTCACACTAGACCAATGTACCGTGATGATATATTCTTCACTGGCTCCTTGGCACGAATTCCACAATATCAATCACAAACTTCCCTAGCCTATCATATGTCGGTGACACGTCTTCCAACCAAACAGGATATGCTTGAGGATCGCCAAAAGGGATGCCGACTATGTCCTGAAGCTGTACGGCGTACTTTATCGACGATGTTGGACACTTCGTTACTCAAGTCGCCATCATTCATGTGTCTGGCCTTCAGCGGTTTTCTAACCATGATGGGTTTCTTTGTGCCTTTTATGTATTTGACACCACGCGCCGAAGCGGCAGGAATGGATAAAAGTACTGCACTTAGCGTTGTTTCTGGCATAGGATTAGTTAATACAATTGCTAGGTTAGTTTGTGGTACGGTCAGTTCAATTCCCAGCGTGAAACCACTATGGTTGAACAATGTGGCAATCACAGCGGGTGGCCTGGCGACAATTTTCAGTGGACTAAAAATAACGGTTGTGACTCAATGGGCATTCGCTATCTTCTTTGGCATTTGTATAGCTTGTTTTTCGGCGTTGCGTTCGCTAATTGCCGTGGAAATGATAGGATTGGAAAAACTAACGAATGCATTTGGATTCCTGATGCTGTTTCAGGGTATTGCAGCGACAGTTGGAGCACCTATTGCAG GCATACTCTTTGAGCTGACACAGGACTACAATACTTCGTTCTACTTTGCTGGCGGACTGATATTAGTTTCGGCGTTCCTCTGCTACCCATTGACATATATTGCTAACTGGGAGAAGGCGCGGAATGAGAGAAAAGCCGCGCAGAGCCCCCCAAGAGcctaa